In Limibacter armeniacum, the sequence CACCTGTTTTCCTATAAGTTCCCCTAGGATACTGCGTGCTTTGACCAGATCATGTTCCTGATTAAATTTTGTCAGGAGGCTAATTGCACGGGAAGCATCATCTCCCAATTCACTGATGTCAGGGTGATTCATTGAAACGGCTTCACCCGCATTGAGTTTATTATGAATTTCTGACTCGTTATTTGATTTCATATATATCCGTTTTTAACTACGAACACATCTGAAGTACACTTTAATCGACACTTCAGATATGTGTAGCTTAAATTTTTGTACTACTTTAAGTAGTTTTTATGTTAGAAGTTTTCAGGCTTGTGATCATCGTTACCCGCTACTGTAACCTGACCGTTTACATTTCATATCCAGGCTTCTTGTAAAGCAAATCTGCTTCTTTCATAATCACATTTGGATATACTTCTTCTTTCCACTCTTCTTTTGTAAAATCCTGAATAGCAACAGAAAAAGCATCATCTCCATAATTCAGAATTTCTTTCGCAATTCTTACAAACTCTTGGCTTAGCAACTGTTTCTGCTCTTCTGTCTTGCCTTCCAGTAAACTGATCTTTATATGTGGCATAGCTTCTGAATTAATTGAAAAACCGTTGATCACTTTATTTGTAAATCCTGTAAGAGAACAAGTATTTCTCCCTTGCCAATCCACTTATTTTGTGTATTGCTCGTCAGTTACCTTTTCCATCCAAGTCACCACTTCACCATTAACATCTTCCTGTATGGCAATGTGGCTCA encodes:
- a CDS encoding tautomerase family protein, with the translated sequence MPHIKISLLEGKTEEQKQLLSQEFVRIAKEILNYGDDAFSVAIQDFTKEEWKEEVYPNVIMKEADLLYKKPGYEM